The proteins below come from a single Gimesia alba genomic window:
- a CDS encoding AAA family ATPase has protein sequence MTNSLELLIRSGNPFIAIETMDEPRALKVIQGIALKLKKPLYEWSTTGGLCRVEGGRLKSATVPGGKPEQALSFIHQNTDEDIFVFKDLGAYCRDSVVNRMMRDLMETCRTKKSTFILIDAFPLPDEIKRFTVRYELGWPTTDELADVIKQTFNKIKKNSDTKITARLTRRDMEQLVLTLRGLSCHEVERVISSAILQDNDLDASDLPLIIEAKRTLLGSTGCLESIAVDVKPDEVGGLNKLKDWLKLRRGGFSRKAQEFGLEPPRGVLMLGVPGSGKSLCAKMVASDWNMPLLRLDPGMLYQKFIGESESQLRQALSQAESMAPVILWIDEIEKAFASASASSSDGGLSKRMFGTLLAWMQDHRHPIFIIATANDISALPPELMRKGRFDEVFFVDLPSAAAREQILKIHLQRRKRDPDQFDVRSLAATADAFTGSELEQAVMSGLFAAFSENAELEDRHIASEIQKTKPLAILMKERIAELRHWANNRCVPAD, from the coding sequence ATGACCAATTCTCTGGAATTACTGATTCGCTCGGGAAATCCGTTCATCGCCATCGAAACGATGGACGAACCGCGCGCATTAAAAGTCATTCAGGGTATCGCACTGAAGTTAAAGAAACCGCTCTATGAATGGTCGACCACCGGCGGACTATGCCGGGTGGAAGGCGGCCGTTTAAAATCAGCCACCGTCCCGGGCGGCAAGCCTGAGCAGGCACTCAGTTTTATCCATCAGAATACCGACGAAGACATTTTTGTCTTCAAAGACCTCGGCGCGTACTGCCGGGACAGTGTGGTCAATCGTATGATGCGCGACCTGATGGAAACCTGCCGTACAAAAAAATCGACGTTCATCCTGATCGACGCCTTCCCGCTGCCTGACGAAATCAAACGTTTCACCGTCCGCTACGAACTGGGCTGGCCCACGACCGATGAACTCGCCGACGTCATCAAACAGACCTTCAACAAAATCAAAAAAAACAGTGACACGAAAATCACCGCTCGTCTGACCCGCCGAGATATGGAGCAACTGGTGCTGACTCTACGGGGACTGAGTTGCCACGAAGTCGAACGCGTCATCAGTTCCGCCATTCTGCAGGACAATGATCTCGACGCCAGCGATCTCCCACTGATCATCGAAGCCAAACGAACCCTGCTTGGTTCAACCGGCTGTCTCGAATCGATCGCCGTCGACGTCAAACCGGATGAAGTCGGCGGCCTGAATAAATTAAAAGACTGGCTGAAGCTCAGGCGGGGCGGCTTCTCCAGAAAAGCCCAGGAGTTTGGCCTCGAACCACCGCGAGGCGTTTTGATGCTGGGAGTTCCCGGCTCAGGGAAAAGTCTCTGTGCGAAGATGGTCGCGTCCGACTGGAATATGCCACTGCTCAGACTCGATCCGGGTATGCTCTATCAGAAATTTATCGGCGAAAGTGAAAGCCAGTTGCGGCAGGCGCTCTCACAGGCTGAGTCGATGGCGCCGGTGATTTTGTGGATCGATGAAATTGAAAAAGCGTTCGCCTCGGCTTCCGCTTCATCCTCTGACGGCGGATTATCCAAACGCATGTTTGGCACACTGCTCGCCTGGATGCAGGATCATCGCCATCCGATTTTCATCATCGCTACCGCCAATGACATCTCGGCACTCCCGCCGGAACTCATGCGCAAAGGACGCTTCGATGAAGTCTTTTTTGTCGACCTTCCCAGCGCTGCCGCCCGCGAACAGATTTTGAAAATTCATCTCCAGCGCCGCAAACGCGATCCCGACCAGTTTGACGTCCGCTCTCTGGCGGCAACAGCAGACGCCTTCACCGGCTCCGAACTGGAACAGGCTGTGATGTCCGGACTATTCGCCGCCTTTTCTGAAAACGCTGAACTGGAAGATCGTCACATCGCCTCCGAAATTCAGAAAACCAAACCGCTGGCCATCCTGATGAAAGAACGCATCGCAGAATTACGCCACTGGGCCAACAACAGATGTGTCCCCGCCGACTAA
- a CDS encoding DUF7133 domain-containing protein yields the protein MISQRIHLFGLRGILSLSAFLLACLFLTIAGRNLSAEEIDPEEDDYPPGLLATYQAGDKRVQRIDPDIAFDWGKQAPLPQLPSGKFSVKWNSLILLKKPAKYQISAYIQGEVKVELDGKTVLEGKRDTPGWLIGPKFDQSFGEFELQVSYEKTSPQARVQLFWSSNQFGLEPIPANLLYREEGNPEVAQIWRGRTHFDAHRCNRCHQRDDQLTSPAAPDLTHVTTALNPEWLLRKIQNDDSVAAHAKMPFFGFDKQQAEAIAAYLYANTKTASLKKIPAAKKDKKTKQAPTRDEERREGEILMRSVGCLACHTIDGKGNQQPFSGGDLSSIGDKRDANWLYNWLTDPGKLNKDHRMPVIKLSTTERRQLAFALSELKQAKLATGKKPATDKKIIAAGKKLITQARCAACHTIPGIDKPTQQIADLSQTVTNWDNSCLAETPDLKQGRPAYRTIDRDAVKAYLKSSLNAPSPENDFDRGRYVLEQRNCIYCHERDKHEGITQIAGQIAKFDPALAGQSEGMIPPALTAVGDKLNHEALSEAVSGEQKTIRMPWLRVRMPRFQHTKADKQALLNYLVAHDLVPDDGPRQPDFMIDSSDQNRAQLLIAGQTITGAKGFSCISCHVLGEYKPRNVALGTRGSDLLMLGKRMRKEYFLRWVHNPLRIVPGMEMPALKKSVPKVLGGDINRQLDAIWLGLNDPKFKVPTNPSVVEQFFTVAAGEPARIVRDVFTNPKETGGGYVPRAFAMGFDNGHNLLFDLDQFSIVQWTLGDLARQRTEGKSWYWDMAGSPIISGYERGQEFALTKTGKEPKSVIYPHVQNSRAGTLRSYESNGNQITLNYELTFKMGDKNRTVAVADTFQTLPGTENQTGLQRTIKATNVPEGYDLYVGRPRFSQSIGEPQITDPAHPDAKWMHISDNNSHEYTKTKSGSSETVSLTLDYLCNLKADALQVKIKPTLKSDQQSVTSAPGFDGVRLPLDGKIMPTALAWRDDGTLIFTSLKGDVYLAKDTNGDGIEDELTLFEEGLSAPFGIIADGSDIIVSHKPEVIRLSDTNGDGRADQRTIVATGWGFNDNYHDWATGCIRDSQGNLYVGLGSDYAQMKRPDDQIHWRGKILKITYNGNIEVVGNAFRYPTGLAINSQDEIYISDQQGVQNTFNEINLLMPGKAYGVPSQSDLRNKENLKETRAAIQVPHPWTRSVNGLTCIPKQFPYASLFDQGLGCEYNQRFLIRFSTQKVGDSVQGATYYFTRADVPPDEHNFAGPMSVAVSPKGDIYVGSIHDSGWLGGQNTGSITKLTPNGKLPNGIKELRATPDGFEIEFFQPVDAKKAADKDAYTIAGYTRVWSGSYASPDSGRYKVEVEDVTVSDDKKTVHLKVNELKEKFVYEVNCQQIGKPGTKLFPVTGHYSMNRIPE from the coding sequence ATGATCAGCCAGCGCATCCATTTATTCGGACTCAGGGGCATTCTGTCCCTGAGTGCTTTTTTACTTGCATGTCTCTTTCTCACCATCGCCGGGAGAAACCTGTCGGCTGAAGAGATTGATCCCGAAGAAGATGATTATCCGCCGGGACTGCTGGCAACATATCAAGCGGGTGATAAACGTGTGCAACGCATCGACCCGGACATCGCCTTTGATTGGGGCAAACAGGCACCTCTGCCACAGCTCCCCTCAGGTAAATTCTCCGTGAAGTGGAACAGTCTGATCCTGTTGAAAAAACCTGCGAAGTATCAGATTTCCGCATACATCCAGGGGGAAGTGAAAGTCGAACTTGACGGCAAAACGGTTCTTGAAGGAAAACGCGATACTCCCGGCTGGCTCATTGGCCCAAAATTCGACCAAAGCTTCGGCGAATTCGAACTGCAGGTCTCCTATGAAAAAACATCACCCCAGGCACGCGTGCAACTGTTCTGGTCTTCCAATCAGTTTGGACTGGAACCGATTCCGGCAAATCTGCTCTATCGGGAAGAAGGAAACCCGGAAGTCGCCCAGATCTGGCGCGGGCGCACTCACTTCGACGCCCATCGCTGCAACCGCTGTCACCAGCGCGATGATCAGCTCACCAGCCCCGCTGCACCTGACCTGACGCATGTCACCACCGCATTGAATCCAGAATGGCTGCTCCGCAAAATTCAAAACGACGACTCTGTCGCCGCGCACGCCAAAATGCCTTTCTTCGGCTTTGACAAGCAGCAAGCGGAAGCCATCGCCGCGTATCTCTATGCGAACACAAAAACCGCATCCCTCAAGAAAATCCCGGCTGCGAAAAAAGACAAAAAAACAAAGCAAGCCCCCACACGCGACGAAGAACGACGCGAAGGGGAAATTCTGATGCGTTCGGTTGGCTGTCTGGCCTGCCATACAATTGACGGCAAAGGTAACCAGCAACCCTTCAGCGGCGGCGATCTGAGCAGTATCGGCGACAAACGCGATGCAAACTGGCTGTATAACTGGCTCACTGATCCCGGGAAGCTCAACAAAGATCATCGCATGCCGGTCATCAAACTCAGCACCACCGAACGACGCCAGCTCGCCTTTGCACTCTCCGAGTTGAAACAGGCTAAGCTTGCAACCGGTAAGAAACCAGCCACCGATAAGAAGATCATCGCCGCCGGCAAAAAACTGATCACCCAGGCTCGTTGTGCCGCCTGCCACACGATTCCCGGCATCGACAAACCGACACAGCAAATCGCCGATCTCTCCCAAACAGTCACCAACTGGGATAACTCCTGCCTGGCAGAAACACCCGATCTCAAACAGGGCCGTCCCGCGTATCGCACCATCGACCGCGACGCCGTCAAAGCGTATCTCAAATCCAGCTTGAATGCCCCTTCACCGGAAAATGATTTCGACCGCGGCCGCTACGTCCTCGAACAGCGCAACTGCATTTACTGTCACGAACGGGACAAGCACGAAGGCATCACCCAGATCGCCGGTCAAATAGCAAAGTTCGACCCCGCCCTCGCCGGTCAGAGCGAAGGTATGATTCCCCCGGCGCTCACCGCCGTCGGCGACAAACTCAATCACGAGGCCCTTTCCGAAGCCGTCAGCGGCGAACAGAAAACCATCCGCATGCCCTGGCTACGTGTCCGCATGCCCCGCTTCCAGCATACCAAAGCTGACAAACAGGCGCTGCTCAATTATCTCGTCGCCCATGATCTGGTTCCCGACGACGGCCCACGCCAACCCGATTTCATGATCGACTCTTCCGATCAAAACCGCGCCCAACTGCTCATCGCCGGCCAGACCATCACCGGCGCGAAAGGCTTCAGCTGTATTTCGTGTCACGTCCTGGGTGAATACAAACCCCGTAACGTCGCGCTCGGCACACGCGGTTCCGACCTGCTGATGCTGGGCAAACGGATGCGCAAAGAATACTTCCTCCGCTGGGTACATAATCCACTGCGCATCGTACCCGGCATGGAGATGCCCGCGCTGAAGAAAAGCGTTCCGAAAGTTCTGGGCGGCGATATCAATCGTCAGCTGGATGCGATCTGGCTCGGCCTGAATGACCCCAAGTTTAAAGTTCCCACCAATCCTTCGGTCGTCGAACAGTTCTTCACCGTTGCAGCCGGCGAACCCGCGCGAATTGTGCGCGATGTCTTTACCAATCCCAAAGAAACCGGCGGCGGCTATGTACCTCGTGCATTCGCGATGGGCTTTGACAATGGACACAACCTGCTGTTCGACCTTGATCAATTCTCGATCGTGCAATGGACACTGGGTGACTTAGCCCGCCAGCGCACCGAAGGCAAAAGCTGGTACTGGGACATGGCTGGCTCGCCGATTATCTCAGGCTACGAACGCGGTCAGGAATTTGCACTCACCAAAACCGGCAAAGAACCAAAGTCCGTGATTTATCCTCACGTCCAGAACAGCAGAGCAGGCACGCTGCGCAGCTACGAATCAAATGGAAATCAGATTACACTGAATTATGAACTCACCTTCAAAATGGGTGATAAAAACAGAACCGTTGCTGTCGCAGATACGTTCCAGACACTTCCGGGAACAGAAAATCAGACTGGTTTGCAGCGAACCATTAAAGCCACCAATGTGCCCGAAGGCTACGATCTGTATGTCGGACGCCCGCGTTTCTCCCAAAGTATCGGCGAGCCCCAGATCACCGACCCGGCTCATCCCGATGCAAAATGGATGCACATCTCTGACAACAATTCTCACGAATACACCAAAACAAAGAGCGGCTCGTCTGAAACCGTTTCACTGACACTCGATTACCTCTGCAATCTCAAAGCAGATGCGTTACAGGTTAAAATCAAACCCACGCTCAAATCGGATCAGCAATCCGTCACCAGTGCCCCCGGCTTTGACGGCGTGCGACTTCCCCTTGATGGGAAAATCATGCCCACCGCCCTCGCCTGGCGCGACGACGGCACACTGATCTTTACCTCCCTCAAAGGGGACGTTTATCTGGCCAAAGACACCAACGGCGACGGCATTGAAGATGAACTGACCCTTTTCGAAGAAGGACTCTCTGCTCCGTTCGGCATCATCGCCGACGGCTCCGATATTATCGTTTCCCATAAACCGGAAGTCATCCGACTCTCCGACACGAACGGCGACGGCCGAGCCGACCAGCGCACGATCGTCGCCACCGGCTGGGGCTTTAACGACAACTATCACGACTGGGCCACCGGCTGCATTCGTGACAGTCAGGGCAATCTCTATGTCGGCTTGGGCAGCGATTATGCCCAGATGAAACGCCCCGACGACCAGATTCACTGGCGGGGGAAGATTCTCAAAATCACCTATAACGGCAATATCGAAGTCGTTGGAAACGCCTTCCGGTATCCGACGGGCCTCGCAATCAACTCCCAAGACGAAATCTATATTTCCGATCAACAGGGCGTGCAAAACACCTTCAACGAGATCAACTTACTGATGCCCGGCAAAGCCTACGGCGTGCCCAGCCAATCCGATCTGCGCAATAAAGAAAATCTAAAAGAGACCCGCGCCGCCATTCAGGTCCCCCACCCCTGGACCCGCAGCGTCAACGGCTTAACCTGCATTCCCAAACAATTCCCGTATGCCAGCCTGTTCGATCAAGGGCTCGGCTGCGAATACAATCAGCGATTCCTGATCCGCTTCTCGACGCAAAAAGTCGGCGATTCCGTTCAAGGCGCGACCTACTACTTCACCCGTGCCGACGTACCCCCCGATGAGCATAACTTCGCGGGCCCCATGTCGGTCGCCGTCAGCCCCAAGGGCGACATCTACGTCGGCAGCATTCACGATAGCGGCTGGCTCGGCGGACAGAACACCGGTTCGATCACCAAACTGACCCCCAACGGCAAACTGCCGAACGGCATCAAGGAACTCCGCGCGACACCCGACGGTTTCGAAATCGAATTCTTCCAGCCCGTCGATGCGAAGAAAGCAGCCGACAAGGATGCGTATACGATCGCCGGCTACACCCGCGTCTGGAGCGGCAGCTACGCCAGCCCCGACAGCGGCCGATATAAAGTTGAAGTGGAAGACGTCACCGTTTCAGATGACAAGAAAACGGTCCACCTGAAGGTCAACGAACTCAAAGAAAAGTTCGTCTACGAAGTCAACTGCCAGCAGATCGGTAAACCGGGCACAAAACTCTTCCCCGTTACTGGGCACTATTCAATGAATCGGATTCCAGAGTAA
- a CDS encoding prealbumin-like fold domain-containing protein has product MAWPEISIDDFPPERDDEPSSLRQDIIDELSDHFACALNRELLKNPDEQTAKQRVLTQFGDPIKIARQLWLDAMKEKIMSQRIMTGISAVMAVCCLAVVGIAWMLFQESQSINQKMLAQMAAMADRPLPVATTKMDPQFLNQLEVMMQKQIAEANSSSEKMHPIYFQLVEEKQGGKPAAGFKGTLSKVDGKQKVFIVDAVSDESGKLDFGNLPWGTYNVNLSAPWNEEIFSLKITTIPGRAFTETIFCPTAVPRKVPVEFQVDWQGIPAGEEMFLVCDFRHFSISYGFNHRQYNLSSRRTIQNHTWSYRHNLTIPAERGVYLIDVKNYQATPCPLSEDVHFENLEFQDLVWKSTVEALQGEYMPPTIYLIRKSQLSKLSELNSIKTIGLISSDPNGMDLKTYAYPGMGMFVSPFEKFKVEPRLLKILEKKDSSAAKMIYAFQASRLISAYKATTEEPNVWKIIVPDVDPITQKSGSRRF; this is encoded by the coding sequence GTGGCCTGGCCTGAGATCAGCATCGACGATTTTCCGCCCGAACGCGATGATGAACCGTCGTCGCTCCGGCAGGATATCATCGATGAACTCAGCGATCACTTTGCTTGTGCCTTGAATCGAGAGTTATTAAAGAATCCGGATGAGCAGACAGCAAAACAACGCGTATTAACTCAATTCGGCGACCCCATCAAAATCGCCCGCCAACTCTGGCTGGACGCGATGAAGGAGAAAATTATGTCTCAGCGTATTATGACTGGTATTTCAGCCGTGATGGCGGTGTGTTGTCTGGCTGTGGTGGGAATTGCCTGGATGCTATTTCAGGAAAGTCAGTCCATCAATCAGAAAATGCTGGCTCAAATGGCAGCAATGGCGGATCGCCCCTTACCTGTAGCGACAACAAAAATGGACCCCCAGTTTCTCAACCAACTGGAAGTCATGATGCAGAAACAAATCGCCGAGGCCAATTCCAGTTCGGAAAAAATGCACCCCATTTACTTTCAGTTAGTCGAAGAGAAGCAAGGCGGAAAACCGGCGGCCGGTTTTAAAGGGACTCTGTCGAAAGTTGACGGCAAACAAAAAGTATTTATCGTCGACGCAGTCAGTGATGAATCAGGCAAATTGGATTTTGGCAACCTGCCTTGGGGGACTTATAATGTGAATTTGAGTGCTCCCTGGAATGAGGAAATCTTTTCACTTAAGATTACCACGATACCAGGACGTGCGTTTACAGAGACGATTTTCTGCCCGACAGCGGTTCCACGGAAAGTGCCGGTGGAATTTCAAGTTGACTGGCAAGGCATACCGGCTGGCGAGGAGATGTTTCTCGTATGCGATTTTCGTCACTTCAGTATCTCCTATGGATTCAATCACAGACAATACAATTTGAGCTCTCGGCGAACCATTCAAAACCATACCTGGAGCTATCGGCATAATCTGACGATTCCTGCAGAAAGAGGCGTTTATCTGATCGACGTCAAGAATTATCAAGCCACCCCCTGTCCGCTCTCGGAAGACGTTCATTTCGAAAACCTTGAGTTTCAGGATCTGGTTTGGAAGTCGACTGTCGAAGCGCTGCAGGGAGAGTATATGCCCCCCACCATCTACTTGATTCGGAAGAGCCAACTGTCAAAATTATCTGAACTGAATTCCATCAAAACCATCGGATTAATATCTAGTGATCCAAATGGAATGGATTTGAAAACATACGCTTATCCGGGGATGGGAATGTTTGTTTCTCCGTTCGAAAAATTCAAAGTGGAACCACGGCTTTTAAAGATACTGGAAAAGAAAGATAGTAGCGCAGCAAAGATGATTTATGCGTTCCAGGCTAGTCGGTTGATCTCTGCTTATAAGGCGACGACGGAAGAACCCAATGTCTGGAAAATCATTGTTCCTGATGTCGATCCGATTACTCAAAAATCCGGTTCTAGGAGATTTTAA
- a CDS encoding DUF1700 domain-containing protein, whose protein sequence is MTWPEISIDDFPPERDDEPSSLRQDIIDELSDHFACALNRELLKNPDEQTAKQRVLNQFGDPIKIARQLWLEAMQEKIMSQRIMTGVSVVMALCGFIVVGLVWSMMKESQDFNARMMAQMAEIADRPEPVTTDAVNQQILKQLEQLNQNRTVEPDTVSVGMNQLSFQLVADDNDEKPPNKYVGTLTKIGDRSETFTLEAVSNGKGVLDYGKLPWGKYQLTLKSPWGEYHHQSVTVIPGRDTTQKIICPTEIPEVVSVRFHLDWPDGINTEDWFLICDFRNSSDGNRQVESSRLIHGEKWIYRQNWTEDKSGVYLINNENMIGVCPVNKDGEYEDIDLKQLALSSSTRMRQGKHVLPDLMLFQKKDLQNLAQMNRIPAFQSLNKSRTAAGSYSLQYRAMVGGATRFGGIEGNSFLIIPFQNHPPPWTQVKVRPEGGHTLYASGLELSKRLEFTAIKGEKNLWKIKLPDLKDYIIPKGTPGGGQGIF, encoded by the coding sequence GTGACCTGGCCTGAGATCAGCATCGACGATTTTCCTCCCGAGCGCGACGATGAACCGTCGTCGCTCCGGCAGGATATTATCGATGAACTCAGCGACCACTTTGCTTGTGCTTTGAATCGAGAGTTATTGAAAAATCCGGATGAGCAGACAGCAAAACAACGCGTATTAAATCAATTTGGTGATCCCATCAAAATCGCTCGTCAACTCTGGCTGGAGGCCATGCAGGAGAAGATTATGTCGCAACGTATTATGACCGGCGTTTCTGTCGTGATGGCTTTGTGTGGCTTCATTGTGGTCGGGCTGGTCTGGTCAATGATGAAAGAGAGTCAGGATTTCAATGCCCGGATGATGGCGCAAATGGCCGAAATCGCGGATCGACCAGAGCCGGTGACCACTGACGCAGTGAATCAGCAGATTCTGAAGCAACTGGAGCAATTGAATCAAAATCGGACGGTCGAGCCGGATACTGTTTCTGTTGGAATGAATCAGCTTTCATTTCAACTGGTTGCCGACGACAACGATGAAAAACCGCCCAACAAGTATGTCGGCACACTCACTAAAATTGGCGATCGTTCAGAAACCTTCACACTGGAAGCCGTCAGTAATGGGAAGGGAGTGCTTGATTACGGAAAATTACCCTGGGGAAAATATCAGCTGACTTTGAAATCCCCGTGGGGAGAATATCATCACCAGAGCGTGACTGTGATTCCCGGTCGTGATACGACACAGAAAATTATCTGTCCGACCGAGATTCCGGAAGTCGTATCCGTTCGATTTCATTTGGACTGGCCTGACGGAATTAATACTGAAGACTGGTTTCTCATTTGCGACTTTCGTAATTCATCTGACGGAAACCGGCAGGTTGAGAGTAGCAGGTTGATTCATGGTGAAAAGTGGATTTACAGACAAAACTGGACTGAAGATAAAAGCGGCGTTTATCTCATCAACAACGAGAATATGATCGGGGTCTGTCCTGTCAACAAAGATGGAGAGTACGAAGACATTGATTTAAAACAGTTGGCTTTATCTTCTTCGACTAGAATGAGGCAGGGAAAACATGTTTTGCCCGATCTGATGCTGTTTCAGAAGAAAGACCTGCAGAATCTCGCCCAAATGAACCGCATACCCGCCTTTCAGTCGTTAAACAAGTCCCGAACTGCGGCAGGTTCCTACAGTCTGCAGTATCGTGCTATGGTAGGAGGAGCAACCAGATTCGGCGGAATCGAAGGCAACTCGTTCCTGATCATTCCCTTCCAGAATCATCCGCCTCCTTGGACGCAAGTGAAAGTGCGGCCGGAGGGAGGCCATACATTGTATGCAAGTGGTTTAGAATTATCGAAGCGGTTGGAATTCACGGCAATTAAAGGCGAAAAGAACCTCTGGAAAATCAAACTGCCGGATCTGAAAGATTACATCATCCCCAAAGGAACTCCAGGTGGAGGTCAAGGAATTTTCTGA
- a CDS encoding prealbumin-like fold domain-containing protein, with the protein MAWPEISIDDFPSKRDDEPSSLRQDIIDELTDHFACALNRELLKNPDELTAKQRVLNQFGDPIKIARQLWLDAMKEKIMSQRIMTGISAVMAACCILVVVFGWLMMKENQLVNHQLLEQLAVIADRPQADSTVVKSLQKTNEAIVRELRILTESQQPSRSMGEMGMEGFEGMHGGAMMEGGFGMESKPAAAANINQQILKQLEQLNQKQTAQGGAASEGMNQISIQLVQDNKEKTPAVGFSGKLVKSGAKTDSFSLKEVSDKKGVLDFGNLPWGKYELYLSAPWGDQLSTNISTVPGRNYSETVICPATAAPPVPVQFELNWPDQLKADEWVVICDYRRRGSGGGAPGSLYRKVGNQIWNEKSIPLDQQSSVVLINGDNQVSLCPLDQKGELKNVDLATVDWQSSVNLTAGEGYALSIVYLIPKTELGRLSEVNFDRRYAVLDKFRTTMMIFDQLSRLQPEHGFTGGLSSASATMFVAPFQNPNALKDVGPFDPLPKVAEGMQYPNWLNFSALEDQNNLWTIPVIKLEQLTRPEEVGRSGVIGVNGAGQGFF; encoded by the coding sequence GTGGCCTGGCCTGAGATTAGCATCGACGATTTTCCCTCGAAGCGTGACGATGAACCCTCATCGCTCAGGCAGGATATTATCGATGAACTCACCGATCACTTTGCGTGCGCTTTGAATCGAGAATTATTGAAGAATCCAGACGAACTGACAGCAAAACAACGTGTCTTAAATCAATTCGGCGATCCCATCAAAATTGCCCGCCAACTCTGGCTCGACGCAATGAAGGAGAAAATCATGTCTCAACGTATTATGACCGGTATTTCTGCTGTCATGGCGGCGTGTTGCATCCTGGTAGTCGTCTTTGGCTGGTTGATGATGAAAGAGAATCAGTTGGTCAATCATCAGTTGCTCGAACAACTGGCGGTCATCGCGGATCGGCCGCAGGCGGATTCGACAGTGGTAAAAAGCCTGCAGAAGACAAATGAAGCCATTGTCCGCGAGCTTCGAATTCTGACAGAATCGCAACAACCATCACGGTCTATGGGTGAGATGGGAATGGAAGGGTTTGAAGGAATGCATGGTGGAGCGATGATGGAGGGAGGCTTTGGCATGGAATCAAAGCCCGCCGCGGCCGCCAACATCAACCAGCAGATTCTAAAACAACTAGAACAGTTGAATCAAAAGCAGACAGCTCAAGGTGGAGCAGCTTCAGAAGGCATGAATCAGATTTCTATTCAACTGGTTCAGGATAACAAAGAAAAAACGCCGGCGGTCGGCTTTTCTGGTAAGTTGGTGAAAAGTGGGGCGAAAACCGATTCCTTTTCTTTGAAAGAAGTCAGTGACAAGAAGGGAGTACTCGATTTCGGGAATCTTCCCTGGGGGAAATACGAACTCTATTTGTCGGCCCCCTGGGGGGACCAGCTCTCTACTAATATCTCAACAGTACCCGGACGAAATTATTCTGAGACGGTTATCTGTCCCGCGACAGCAGCACCGCCTGTACCTGTGCAGTTTGAACTCAATTGGCCGGACCAATTGAAAGCAGATGAGTGGGTTGTCATCTGTGATTATCGTAGACGAGGATCTGGCGGAGGAGCGCCTGGTTCATTATATCGAAAAGTTGGTAATCAAATCTGGAACGAGAAATCGATTCCCCTTGATCAACAGTCATCGGTCGTCCTGATTAACGGTGATAACCAGGTCAGCCTATGTCCGTTAGACCAAAAGGGGGAATTGAAAAATGTCGATCTGGCAACGGTCGACTGGCAATCTTCGGTCAACCTGACCGCGGGTGAAGGCTATGCCTTATCCATCGTCTATCTCATCCCCAAAACCGAATTGGGGCGGCTCTCTGAAGTAAATTTCGATCGCAGATATGCTGTTTTAGACAAGTTCAGAACCACGATGATGATCTTTGATCAATTAAGTCGACTTCAGCCGGAGCATGGTTTTACAGGGGGGCTTAGCTCCGCTTCTGCCACCATGTTCGTGGCACCATTTCAAAATCCGAATGCTCTGAAGGATGTAGGTCCTTTCGATCCGCTCCCGAAAGTGGCCGAAGGAATGCAATATCCGAACTGGCTCAATTTTTCCGCGCTCGAGGACCAGAACAATCTCTGGACCATCCCTGTCATCAAACTGGAACAACTAACCCGCCCCGAAGAGGTTGGTAGAAGCGGTGTGATTGGTGTTAACGGTGCCGGTCAAGGTTTCTTCTAA